The Argentina anserina chromosome 3, drPotAnse1.1, whole genome shotgun sequence genome includes a region encoding these proteins:
- the LOC126786517 gene encoding protein EXORDIUM-like 7 encodes MMQNLHCSLFFFLSCILFCTTLALPWSKSREFNEAKNYEGSSEYVDLQYHMGPVLSSSPINLYIIWYGNWNPTHQSTIRDFIFSLSSPAPYPSVSDWWKTVRLYTDQTGSNITGTIALSGEFYDSKYSHGASLSRLSMQSIIKHAVTSSYPRALPLNPNNGLYLVLSSPDVRVQDFCRAVCGFHYFTFPTIVGVTVPYAWIGNSGKQCPGICAYPFAWPKNSGRPPPSTNGGNNIMRAPNGDPGVDGMISVLAHELAEVSSNPLVNAWYAGDDPTAPTEIADLCMGVYGSGGGGGYVGVVSKDRWGNGYNVNGVRGRKFMVQWVWNPVKRRCFGPNAMD; translated from the coding sequence ATGATGCAAAACCTGCATTGCAGTttattcttcttcctttcctgCATTCTTTTCTGTACTACTTTGGCTCTTCCATGGAGCAAAAGTAGAGAGTTCAACGAAGCTAAAAATTATGAGGGCTCTTCTGAATATGTGGATCTTCAGTACCACATGGGTCCTgtcctttcttcttctccaatcaACCTCTACATTATCTGGTATGGAAATTGGAACCCAACTCATCAATCCACCATTAGAGATTTCATCTTCTCACTCTCTTCACCAGCCCCCTACCCATCTGTTTCTGATTGGTGGAAGACTGTGAGGCTCTACACTGATCAGACTGGCTCAAACATCACTGGGACCATTGCTCTTTCTGGTGAGTTCTATGACTCTAAGTACTCTCATGGTGCTTCTCTTAGCAGATTGTCAATGCAGTCCATCATCAAGCATGCTGTCACTTCATCGTATCCGAGAGCATTACCTCTCAATCCAAACAATGGTCTCTACTTAGTTCTATCGTCTCCTGATGTTAGAGTTCAAGACTTCTGCAGAGCAGTGTGTGGTTTTCACTACTTCACATTCCCAACCATTGTTGGTGTCACTGTGCCTTATGCTTGGATTGGTAACAGTGGGAAACAATGTCCTGGCATCTGTGCATACCCTTTTGCCTGGCCTAAGAACTCAGGCAGACCACCACCTAGCACAAATGGAGGTAACAACATAATGAGAGCACCGAATGGCGACCCCGGTGTTGATGGGATGATCAGTGTGCTTGCTCATGAGCTAGCAGAAGTGTCAAGCAATCCACTTGTGAATGCTTGGTATGCAGGTGATGATCCAACTGCACCAACTGAAATAGCAGATTTGTGTATGGGGGTTTATGGGAGTGGTGGGGGCGGTGGCTATGTCGGGGTTGTGTCTAAGGACAGATGGGGAAATGGGTATAATGTCAATGGGGTGAGAGGAAGAAAGTTCATGGTGCAGTGGGTATGGAACCCTGTGAAAAGAAGATGTTTTGGTCCCAATGCAATGGATTAG